The proteins below are encoded in one region of Sminthopsis crassicaudata isolate SCR6 chromosome 1, ASM4859323v1, whole genome shotgun sequence:
- the MRO gene encoding LOW QUALITY PROTEIN: protein maestro (The sequence of the model RefSeq protein was modified relative to this genomic sequence to represent the inferred CDS: inserted 1 base in 1 codon): MGKLYGVITFTYPSGVHRIISRITMRQCSMGIPVGTHHIITSQSRDWELESFLHGGLRSVLRFCQDLDSLRSGVTWPKEAAGVNHGKELTAATGRIFLHLLDMDQKKLSFVILSNAISLLEYQQLEGIVAALLSKPMLFVSFPFEMPRGKPDQVTRKKMSFQLEEKNNWALPGPAQLHYAEGLILANSRDQPLRKIPSAHLPEPSSQTKKQRIFRKSLFSKISWKLRLRNREPXKNVFYLLAERARDSNTKRRHMAIKGLGNMACEAPDKVKKYKKILLDSLVHGLYDPVSSEIIYESVKALTIILGKIKGKGLGSFFIDITLQTRTLLDDENDSLRYSAFILFGQLAAFAGWKWKKFFTSQVKRTRDSLLVHLKDGNPHVATACRTAVHACSPFLRLKKESLEYTILAQEEQRNPKLYRQLSYYHPELLQFFYANKIL, encoded by the exons ATGGGGAAATTGTATGGAGTCATCACATTTACTTATCCAAGTGGAGTGCACCGAATCATCTCAAGAATTACGATGAGGCAATGCTCCATGGGGATTCCAGTAGGAACTCATCACATCATAACCAGCCAGTCCAGGGATTGGGAGTTGGAG AGCTTCCTGCACGGAGGATTGAGGTCAGTCCTAAGATTCTGCCAGGATTTAGACAGTCTCAGATCTGGTGTCACATGGCCCAAGGAAGCTGCGGGCGTCAATCATGGGAAAGAG CTGACAGCAGCGACAGGGAGAATTTTCCTGCATCTCCTTGACATGGACCAGAAAAAACTGAGTTTTGTTATCCTGAGCAATGCCATCTCCTTGTTGGAATATCAACAGTTGGAAGGAATTGTTGCTGCTCTTCTAAGCAAGCCCATGCTATTTGTCAG tttcccTTTCGAGATGCCCAGGGGCAAGCCAGACCAGGttacaagaaagaaaatgtcttttcagCTGGAGGAGAAAAACAACTGGGCTCTTCCCGGACCTGCTCAACTACATTATGCTGAAGGACTCATTTTGGCTAA ctctaggGATCAACCACTAAGAAAAATCCCAAGTGCTCATCTGCCTGAACCCAGTTCTCAAACCAAGAAGCAAAGGATATTCCGAAAGTCTCTCTTTTCCAAG ATATCATGGAAGCTCAGGCTCCGTAACCGGGAGC TGAAGAATGTGTTTTACCTTTTGGCAGAAAGAGCTCGGGATTCCAATACCAAAAGACGTCACATGGCAATTAAGGGCTTAGGAAATATGGCTTGTGAAGCACCTGACAAG GtgaaaaagtataagaagatttTGCTAGACTCACTGGTGCATGGATTGTATGACCCTGTGAGTTCTGAGATCATATATGAAAGTGTGAAGGCACTTACCATTATCCTGGGCAAGATCAAGGGGAAAGGTTTGGGCTCCTTCTTCATTGATATTACCCTTCAGACCAGGACTTTATTGGATGAT GAAAATGACAGCCTGAGATATTCAGCATTTATCTTATTTGGGCAACTGGCTGCCTTTGCTGGgtggaaatggaagaaatttttCACCAGCCAGGTTAAGAGGACAAGGGACTCTCTCCTGGTCCACTTAAAGGATGGAAATCCTCATGTTGCCACG GCTTGCAGAACAGCTGTTCATGCTTGTTCCCCTTTCCTAAGATTAAAGAAGGAATCCCTGGAATATACTATCCTTGCCCAGGAGGAGCAAAGGAATCCGAAACTCTACCGACAGCTG AGCTACTACCATCCAGAGCTCCTGCAGTTCTTCTATGCAAACAAAATCCTATAA